One region of Opitutaceae bacterium genomic DNA includes:
- a CDS encoding sugar ABC transporter ATP-binding protein, protein MAFLEFHGIGKRFPGVVALDQVSFSVELGSCHALIGENGAGKSTLGKILAGIYQADTGTIRLDGREISAATPLEARRLGIAMVHQELAFCPNLSVAENLCLGDMPARRGWVDRPALRARARTMLQSIGAEIDPDRLIGSLSTGLEQLVQIAAAVGTGARVIVMDEPSSSLSAGETRELFRLVRDLVKRGITLIYVSHRLEELFALCDTITVLRDGRHISTERIAETNQKRVVSQMIGRELRVETPAHLSRSPGPEYLRVEGLSSAGKFSDISFSVRAGEIVGFAGLVGAGRSETAQAVFGLDPNATGRVVVKGTALPAASIDAALAAGMGLLPEDRKRQGLVLGLNCRENTSLAVLPLLSRLGWVRRRRERSLAEKYAARLRVKAPSVETLIAGLSGGNQQKVALAKWLARECDVLLIDEPTRGVDVGAKAEIYQLLDELACEGKAILMVSSELPELLALCSRILVMRAGRLVGEVPRAEASEASLMHLMAGVDSDASASVAQ, encoded by the coding sequence CGGTATCTACCAGGCGGATACAGGGACGATCCGACTGGATGGCCGGGAGATTTCCGCCGCCACACCGCTGGAGGCGCGGCGACTCGGCATTGCCATGGTCCACCAGGAGCTCGCGTTCTGCCCCAACCTGAGCGTCGCCGAAAATCTCTGCCTGGGTGACATGCCCGCGCGCCGTGGCTGGGTCGACCGCCCCGCCCTGCGCGCCCGCGCGAGGACCATGCTCCAGTCGATCGGGGCGGAAATCGATCCCGACCGGCTGATCGGATCGCTCTCCACCGGACTCGAACAGCTCGTGCAGATCGCCGCCGCCGTTGGCACTGGCGCCCGGGTGATTGTAATGGACGAACCGTCCAGCTCGCTCTCCGCGGGCGAAACCCGCGAACTTTTTCGCCTGGTGCGCGACCTCGTCAAACGGGGCATCACGCTGATCTACGTCTCGCACCGGCTTGAGGAGCTGTTCGCGCTCTGCGACACCATCACGGTGCTTCGCGACGGGCGGCACATTTCGACGGAACGCATTGCCGAGACCAACCAGAAGCGCGTGGTCAGCCAGATGATCGGACGCGAACTGCGCGTCGAAACGCCCGCGCATCTGTCGCGCAGTCCAGGGCCGGAGTACCTTCGAGTCGAGGGACTCAGCTCCGCCGGGAAATTCTCGGATATCAGTTTTTCCGTGCGCGCCGGTGAAATCGTCGGCTTTGCCGGGCTCGTCGGCGCGGGTCGCAGCGAAACCGCGCAGGCGGTCTTCGGACTCGATCCGAACGCAACCGGCCGGGTCGTCGTCAAGGGGACGGCACTCCCGGCGGCTTCGATCGACGCCGCGCTCGCCGCAGGCATGGGTCTCCTGCCCGAGGACCGCAAACGCCAGGGGCTCGTGCTCGGGCTCAATTGCCGCGAGAACACTTCACTTGCCGTTCTGCCGCTCCTGTCCCGCCTTGGCTGGGTCAGACGTCGCCGCGAGCGATCGCTCGCGGAAAAGTACGCCGCCCGTCTGCGCGTCAAGGCGCCAAGCGTCGAGACGCTCATCGCCGGACTGAGCGGCGGAAACCAGCAGAAGGTGGCGCTCGCCAAATGGCTGGCGCGCGAATGCGACGTTCTCCTGATCGACGAGCCCACCCGCGGCGTGGATGTCGGCGCGAAGGCGGAGATCTACCAGCTCCTCGACGAGCTCGCCTGCGAGGGCAAGGCCATCCTCATGGTGTCTTCGGAGCTTCCGGAACTCCTCGCCCTGTGCAGCCGCATTCTCGTGATGCGCGCGGGAAGGCTGGTCGGGGAGGTCCCTCGCGCCGAGGCGAGCGAAGCCAGCCTCATGCATCTGATGGCCGGTGTGGATTCAGACGCATCGGCATCCGTCGCTCAATAG
- a CDS encoding methyltransferase domain-containing protein translates to MQIIADWVTPRSRVLDLGCGRGALLEFLIQSKQVDAVGVDLDVEKVTRCIQRKVTVYQGDMMDFMRAFPDSHFDRVICSRTLEVLNAPAAVIAEALRVGKSMTVGFVNHGYWKNRFGFAWLGRKPRNEVYTTPWYESTPANPATIADFEEFCAAKAIRIARRFHLRGNWQTRCTHQPNLLAGYALYDLAQ, encoded by the coding sequence ATGCAGATCATCGCCGATTGGGTGACACCCCGGTCGCGCGTGCTGGATCTTGGCTGCGGTCGCGGCGCGCTCCTGGAGTTTCTCATCCAATCCAAACAAGTGGACGCCGTCGGGGTGGATCTCGACGTCGAGAAGGTCACCCGCTGCATTCAGCGCAAGGTCACCGTTTATCAGGGCGACATGATGGATTTCATGCGGGCGTTTCCCGATTCGCATTTCGACCGAGTCATCTGCTCACGCACGCTCGAGGTGTTGAACGCGCCGGCTGCGGTCATCGCCGAGGCCCTGCGCGTCGGGAAATCCATGACGGTCGGCTTCGTGAACCATGGCTACTGGAAAAACCGGTTCGGCTTCGCCTGGCTGGGACGCAAGCCCCGCAACGAGGTCTACACGACGCCCTGGTACGAGAGCACGCCCGCCAATCCGGCGACGATTGCGGACTTCGAGGAATTCTGCGCCGCCAAGGCGATCCGCATCGCACGCCGTTTCCACCTCCGCGGCAACTGGCAGACCCGCTGCACCCACCAACCCAATCTCCTCGCTGGATACGCCCTGTACGATCTCGCCCAGTAG